The sequence below is a genomic window from Arthrobacter sp. U41.
GGCGACCACGATGTACAAGGATTACGCCATCAGCCCGGAGCTGTTCCACTGGGAGTCCCAGAATGCGACATCCCCCGGAAGCCCAACGGGCAGGCGCTACTTGGACCGGGCTTCGCAAGGATCGAAGGTCCTGATTTTCACCCGGGACACCTCAGAGGACGAGACCGGGCTGACCGTTCCGTACACATGCCTCGGCCAGGTGGACTATGTGCAGCATTCGGGTGAGAAGCCGATTGCCATTACGTGGAAGCTGCACCGGCCGATGCCTGCTAATGTTTTTGCGACGGCGGCTGCTGTGGCGCAGTGACTCAACGGGAACATCAAGGATGGCTTGCCCGTTCGTAGGAATCCCTGTGTGGAAAGGCTTTGGCAGCGCCAGCCGACAGATCGCCGAAGAATCAGCGACGGCTGTCCGTTCCCCTGGAACTCCGCTCCACTATTCGCAGCCCATACCGTCGCCGTCGCGGTCCAGCCCATAGATGTCAGTTCCAACAACCGTCACAGGTCCTCTCACATAAGCTGGGCCGTTGCCGCTCCCGCCGGCGCAATCCACATCGGAAGCAACTGGCACGCATGCTCCTGAATAGTTGCGATCGCATCCAGAAGGAGCGGCAGGGGCAACGGCCGGCGCGGGCGGTTTCACTGCAGCCGCTGCCTGTTGGCGAGCGGCCGCTGCCGCTGCAGCCTGTTGACGCGAGGCTTCTGTGGCAGCCTGTTCTTGCGCAGCCTTAGCTGCCGCCTCCTGGGCGGCTTTGTCGGAAGCAGCTTTTTCGGCTGCCACCTTGGCCGCAAGCGTTGCAGCCGCCGCTCGCGCAGAAGTTACTCGTTGTGATGCCGACTGTTCCATCCACAGCAGTTTTCCGTCGTCAGTCATGGTGCATATGAAAACGGTTCGTTGGTGTGTTTCGGTCGAATTTTCGGAGGTGCAGGTCGTTGTTTTTGGGGCAGTTGGAGTGGGTGATGCTACTGGAGTTGTAGATACCGACGCAGTGCCTGACGGAATTGACAGGGAGGCCGCAGCTTGGCCTCCACACGCCGTGAGGGCCAGAAGAGCAGCGCCCGCCAGGGCCGCGCTCTTCGCCGAGCGACCGTAGGCCCGGAATTGGCGGTTTCCTTCGTTCGCCCGGTAAGAAGTGGTTTGGCCCGAGACCTCAAACGCTGTTGGCCTGAATCGTATATTCATTTGTACCCCCACAAATTACACTTTGGATAAAAAAGTCTTGCCGATCGTATCACTCGGGCAGGTTCTAAACGGACTTCTGAACATTACAAAAGCAGTCACTTATTCGGTCGAATCGTTGTCAACTGTAACGACCTGTATTTCGTCAAAGTCCACCGGGCGGGCGCAAGGGAGCGCTGGTGAAAGTTAACGCCTTCAGCCATGGCATTGACTGTCGTCCGGCGGCATTGAAGCCGGCTTCAAAGAACACATGACATGAAGGCCGTGATGGTGAGAAAACCAGCGACGGCCCACTCGGGCGCGGTCTTGACCCAATAAGCTGGGGTCACCATAAAGGGATTGTCTTGGTCATCGGGGGGACGAAGTCGCCTCCGAGAAGTGGACGCCGCGGCGGTTTGAATTCAGGTCACGGTCGCAGGAGCGGCGACGACTCCCCCAACGGTGTTCGCCGATCGCCGAGTGGGCGCATCCCGCAATGGGCTATCGACGAAGCACTTGGAAAAGTGCAAGAGCTTGTTGGATGGCGCACGGATTCCTCAGCCGGAAGAAGGGGCAAAACAAGACGCGAAGGCTGCGACGACGGCCGGGTCGGGGACGCGGCTGAGGAAAGGGAAGTCAATGCCCACAGCCCTGGGACTTGCTCTTCTCGTGGGCTTGTATTTCAGCCCGGCATTATTTGAGCGGTTTGTTATACAGCTTTCCCGGCCGTCCCTGCCTGGCGCCACCGCACCTCCGCCGGGGGTCGGGGCGGCGGACGCCCCTCGGCCATCCACCGGAAACGACTCCCTCCAGCGCGCATGTTCTTCAACTCTCTTCGGACCCGGACCAACCCGTCGTAGCCTATGGTCCCTGCCGTCCCATCCACTACGCCGTCGGGCCTGACAACGCGCCGCTTGGGGCGAACAGCGGATTCAAGAGCCCGTCGAAAAAGGTTTCAGCTACAACAGGACTGCAGTTCGTGAACGACGGGCATACGTCTGAGGGTCCCATTGAACCGCGCCAGGCATACCAGACGGACCTCTATGGCAATCGGTGGGCGCCGGTTCTGATTGCGTGGTCGCCCCCCGAGGAAAGTCAGCGTCTGGAAGGCAAAGTTGTCGGAGTTGGTGGAAGTGGGCAGTCTGTTGCCGCCGGGCGCCCCTCAGCCCTGGTTACCGGGCAAGTGGCACTAGACGCCCCGGCTCTTGAGGAGATCATGCAGCGGCCAGACGGCACCCTCGTGGTTCGCGCGGTGATCATGCACGAACTGGGCCATGTCGTGGGGCTTGCCCACGTCGATGATCCGAAGCAGCTGATGAACGCGGATAACACCGGGAGCATAGAGTTTGCGGACGGTGACCGCGCTGGCTTGGCTTTGTTGGGCAGAGGGGTGTGTGTCCCTGAAATCTGACCGGACCAGACCCGAAGATGGCGGCAACCGGTCGTCGATGCGTTCGTGCCCAGGACGCGGTTGCCAGCACGAACGACCAGAACGGCCCTTTGATCGCACCCATAGGAAGGACTACACCGTCTGCCCGGAGCGTTTACACCAGGTCTTTCGGATTCTTTCGGGGCGAGCCTCGCCAGCGTGAGGGCTACCAGGTCCGGGTCGTCGTAGATGAGTTCCATGGGCCAAAATTGCGCATCTCGCCGGCACCGTAAAGAGCCGCCCAGGCCGATGGAACCACGCCTGTACCTGATGTATTCCAGGAGGCATGTGTACTAGCGCCATCCGCAACCTCGGTAGCAATCGGTTCTTCGCCACCGCAGGGTGTGCTCGTGGATTTGTCCGGGAAGGTCGGATAACCCGCATGCCAGGCCGGAGACACGCTGCAGCAAAAAGGTCCGAGCGGCTCAAACCGGTCGGACCTTTTCCGTGATTCGTCTAAACGTGCTTTGCCAGCGCTCAGTCTCCTCCTCAGATGAAGGCCTGCTGACGGCTCGCACAGTGACGGGGTTCTAAATAGGTGGCCGCTTTCCCCACGAGCGCCTCACGGCATGATTCGTCCCCGCCACCGTGAATGACGAGACCGCGAGTGCCATGCCCTGCCGGTTCATAGTCGTGCCAGGAGCTCGGCTTTCTTTGCGGTGAACTCATCGTCAGTTACTATTCCGGCGTCTCGGAGGGAGCCGAGCTTATGGAGCTGGTCGAACACTTCGTCCTTGGGGTCAGCGGCGAGCTGCTGCTCGGGCTGTGGGGCTATGGTGCTGCTGTTGTGGGCCCCGGTCATGCGAGATTTTACGGTCTCCGTGAATATCTGCATCGCGGGTAGGTCCGTTATCCATTTCATGGCCACTTTGTGGCCGGTGGCGAAAAAGGAGATTCTGTGGCCCATAGGACTTTTGGACTGTTCGAAAGATGAAATGTTGCGGTAGGCAAAGGACTCAAGATCGTATCCTCCAAATTTCTTGGCATAAAAGACGAGACGACCTTCTGTCGCGATAAGTATTCCGTTTCGCGTGGTATCGCTGCCAAGAATTTTCGTCTCGTAGGCACCGATCACGACCGCAAGTGCAGTTTCGCTGGGTTCGAGATGCGCGGCCGCCATCTCTTGCAGTTTGTCTACCTTGGCCAATCCGGCCCTGGCTCTGACCTTAGTACAGGGTTGCCGTTGCGCAGGCTCCCATTCGGCATGGGGTCAAGATAGGCATCCAAACGGCGGCCGGGATGCTCGGCGCGGGCTACGTCGACCGAGGTGCAGGCTGAGGGTTAAGGTATCTGCGAGCACAGACACCCTGTGGAGGAGAAGTCGAGGGTCCCATTTTAGTGCGGGGTGGACCAAGAGAGCGGCTGCCGGGCCCCGACGCTGACGGAACCGGACGGCGCAACGTATTCCCGCCGTCGTCGTTCCATCCTTGCCTGCTGACCGGGCGAGGGAACCCGCGCGCCCTTCGTCCGGTTGCACCTGGCACAGGCCGCGACAAAGTTCTGCAGGCTGGTGGATCCGCCCTTGGACCACGGGTAGAAATGGTCACCGTGCTCGGCGGGCAGCGAGCATCGCCATCGGAGTCCGGACTCCATCTCGCACTGGCCGCCAGCGCGTGCCATGCCCTCCAGGCGCTGCTGGCGACTGAAACGCCGGGCCGGGTCCCTGCGTTTTATGTCGCGGACGCGAATGACCGCCGCAGCAATTATCGGAACCACCGCGAAAAGCCCTGGGAGGGCGACGGCAGCCAGAAGGCCGTCGACCATGCCTCGCAAAATTTCGGCGGCGGTTGCTGTGGCTGGGGCTGCCCGCCGGGTTTGCCTTCGGCATGAGCGCCAGGACAACGGAGGCGCCCAACCATACAACCACCGCCGAATAGGCCGCACGCAGAGCCTGGCGGCTCCAGTAGAAGCGTTTCAGTTCCACCATTCAGTCGTCCCCCAATCGATCTTCAGCCCGGTCGAATGCGTGCCGCGCTGCAGCTAGGGAGATCATACCGTCGGGACGACGAGGGCGGGCACGTGCCCGCCGTCGTCCAGCCTGGTTTTGAACGGGTTCTACCCCCGCGCGACCAGCCCCGGGACCCCATCCTGAATCTCAAAGGACGCCTTGGTGCTCACGGGCGCCCCCGGCGTCGTGACGTATTCAAGCACCCGGAAGTCAGCGGTCATCGCGTCCTTCGTGATGCGGGTGTTCACGTAGCCGCGGTTGTCGTTGTAGAACTTCAGGTGCGGATTCCAGGCCATCATCGGATCCGTGGTGGAACCCGTGCCGTCACCGGTGGAAGTGATGGACGTGCACACCAGTTCCGTCCCCACCACGGGCGAGGCCGGGTCTTTGTAGTCCACCTTGACGTCGTTGGCCCAGCTGCGGTGCACGTCTCCGGTGAGGACCACGGCGTTGCGCACCTTCGCGTCCACCCAGCCCTGCGTGATCCGGCGGCGCGACGCGGCGTAGCCGTCCCACCCGTCCATGGAGACGTCGTCGATCTCCGGCGCCTGGTTCCGGTCCTTCTCTGCGAAGAACACCTGCTGGCCCAGGATGTCCCAGCGCTGCGTGGAGTTCTTGAAGCCGTCCAGCAGCCACTTCTCCTGCTCCGCGCCGGTGATGGTGCGGTCCTCCGCCAGACGCCCGGCCACGTTCTTCTTCCAGCCGTCGCCGGCGAGCTGGTCGTCGCGGTACTGCCGGGTGTCCATCATGTGGAAGTTCGCCAGCTGGCCCCACTGGATGGTGCGGTAAATCTTCATGTCGAACCCGGCCGGCACGGACGACGGCCGCAGCGGCATGTTCTCGTAGTACGCCTGGAACGCGGCGGCGCGGCGCTGCCGGAAATGCTCGGTGGTGTCGTTCAGCTGCCCGGCATCAGTGTTCTCCGGGACCTCGTCAGCCCAGTTGTTGTCCACCTCGTGGTCATCCCACACCACCAGCCACGGCGCCACCGCGTGCGCTGCCTGCAGGTCGGCGTCGGCCTTGTACTGCGCGTGCCGCTGCCGGTAGCCGGCCAGGCTGGTGGTCTCGGGCCCTTCGTGGTCGCGCGGGTTGCCGCCGCCGATCACGTAGCTGTCCTTCTTGTACTCGTACAGGTAATCACCCAGGTGCAGCACCAGGTCCGGCTGGTCCTGCGCCAGCCGGGCGTAGGCGGTGAAATAGCCGTGCTCGAACTGCGCGCAGCTGGCGAAAGCCATGGCCAGCGCCGCCGGCGTCTCGTGCAGCGCCGGGCTGGTCAGCGTCCGGCCCACCGGGCTGACGTGCCGTCCGGTGCGGAACCGGTAGAAGTATTCACGCCCCGGCCGCAGGCCCCGCAGCTGCACGTGCACCGAGTGCGCGGTCTCGATCCGGGCCTGCTCGACGCCGCGGGCCACCACCGAACGCATGCCCGCGTCCTCCGCCACTTCCCACGCCACCGCGACGTTGCGCGACGGCATGCCGCCCAGGCCGTCCCCGGCCACCGGGTCCAGCGCCAGCCGGGTCCAGATCACGAAGCCGTCCGGCCACGGCTCGCCGGAGGCGATACCCAGCAGGAACGGATCCGTGCGGAGGCCGGCGTCGTCCGCGGTGGAAACGGCAACGGCGGCACTCGGCCAGGCGGCGACAAGCCCGGCCCCGAGGCCGGCGGAAAGAACGGATCTGCGTGAAATGTTGTCCATGCCTTCGACCGTACGGCGGCCGGTTGGACAAGTCCTGTGGGCCATGTGAATGCGCGGTAAACTGCGTGACAAGATCTGTTGACTGGGTCAACACCCCGTGCGTTCAGGTCAGAGCCGGCCGCTTTCCGGTATGCCAGCTGCCGGCATTGATTCCAGATAGCGTTTGAGGCTTGCCCAGTTGGCGGCTTCCTGGCGTTTGCCGACTCGGCCGATGACCGGGGAGAGGAACCTGAGCGCGCCTCGGGGCTGGATGTCCCACGACCATCGCAAGAGGGTCCCCCGGTTCAGGCTCGAAGGTGAGAACTCCCAGGATCGTGGCCGAGGACATGCTTGTCGTGTTCGCGAGCCGGGTGGGGCGGTGATACTCCGTGGTTTCCAGGAGCATGGTCAGCAGCCGTCTCCTGGACGTGGTCGTCACTTTGAACTGCGTCCCGTTGCCGATGGCTCCGCCCGTGACTTTCTCGACACGCAGTATGCGGGGGTTGTATCTGGGCTCGTTCCGTTCGTCGGCGACGAAGTCAAAAACCTCACTCGGTGGTCGACCGATAACAATCTCACCGTGGATGCTGGTCATTGTCCCGGTCCCTCCCGACGGCCGTCCAGCAGTCTGTCCAGCGCCCAGTCCCAGCGGATCAGTTCCTGTTCCAACCGGACGGACTTCCCGAACCGGTCACTGCCCAGCGATTCATAGAGCGTGGACTCTTCGGCGGTCAGCCTGCCGAGCGCAGCCCTGGACGGAGTCGGTTCGCTACCCCACGCATCACGGTGCGCCAACAGCGTTGCCTGGTCCATCAGCACGCTGACCACGTGCGGGTGCTCCGCCCGGAGCTGGTCCAGAATCCGGAATCCGTGGGTGTCCAGGTCACCCCAGTACCAGACCTCGCAGTCGCGGAGCCATCCGGCCTCGCGCAGCGACGAGAACCCGTACCCGCCCCCGTAGAGGGCCAGATTGCCAGGGAGAGCGGGCAGGGCGAGGAAATTCACCAGGTTTTCGGTGACGATGACGCGCCGGACAGGCAAGTTCAGGGTGCTGAACGCGTCCGCCGAGACCGTCAGGTCCCGTGCGTCGCCCAGCAGCGGTATTCCGGGGTCCAGCGCCCGGAACCGGACGAGCTCGGGCGGGTGCAGGAAACCGTGCCGGGCGGCGAAGCGGGCTGCCGGAGTCCGGGCCGTTGTCCCGCCGAGCAAGGACCCCGGTTCCGCGGGCACTTCCGGAAGGGTCTCATCGTCCGCCAGGGCCCCGGGAACCGGATCGGAGGCCTGCATCTCCGCGGCCATCCCATCAATCACTTTTCGATGGTGCTCGACGAATTTGGTGTGCACCCCGGGCAAGCTGAGCTGCCGGACATAGACGCCAGGGTCCTCATTCTCCCGCAGCCACAGTGCCACACGGGCGGCGGTCAGCGCGTCGCCGCCGAGCTCCAGCAGCCGCATTGGCCGATTCAGGGCCCAGGCACGGAAGGCAGGATCCAAGGCCACTAACTCCTCGGCGAGCCCACGGAACCGCGCCGCATCCTTCGTCTTCCCCACAAACGCAATCTCATCCTCCGCGGAGGCGAACACCGCCGCCGCCGGCAACAGGTTGGACCCGATAGTAGTGCGGCCCACCTCCGCCGTCTCCAGCGTGAAATGACCGGCGGCTGCAAACAACTCCGCCGCCCACGCACGGGCCGCAGCATAGTCACTCCGGAGGGTGGCCGCCGTCGGGCGCTTCAGCTTACGGTGGCGCGGATACACGCCAGTGGGTTCCAGCAGCTCACGCAGCAGCGCCCCACTGTCCCAGGCCTTCTGCGACTGGGCACGCAACATTGCCAGCGTGGTCCAGCCCTGCGCCCGTATTACCAAAGATTCAGCCGGCACGCCGGTCCCGTTCGTCCCGTTCGTCCCGGTATTCCTGGATGGTCATGTTGCGCAGCTGGGAGTCGTCGCCGTTGGTGTTCGCCACGAAGCCGACATGGGCCACGAACGGTTCGATCACATGGATCTTCTGCAGGGGAGTGACGATCAGCAGCTGCAGCTTCATCCGCTGGAAGAGCTCCAGGCCGTACCGCGCGGACTCGTCCGAGCCGCGGCCAAAGGCCTCATCGATGACGACGAACCGGAAACTGCGGCCCGCGCCGGCGTTCCTCCCCGTCGATTTTGCAGAGCCCAGCCCGAACTGGAAGGCCAGGGCGGCGGCGAGGATGGTGTACGCCAGCTTTTCCTTCTGGCCGCCGGATTTTCCGCCCGAGTCGGTGAAGTGCTCGAACTCCTCGCCGGTCTCGGTCCACTTCTCGGACGCGGAGAACGTGAACCAGTTCCGCACATCCGTCACTTTGGCCGTCCACCGCTCGTCGAGCGCGGTGTAGCCGTCCCGGCCGCGGAACCGCTCGATCAGCCTGGCCACCTGCAGGTACTTCTGCTCCGAGTACTGTTCCTCGTCGCCGATGGTGCCCTCCGAACAGGCCCGCAGGTCGATGCCAAACTGGCGGACGTCCAGGTCCGTGGTGTTCTGGTGCTCAAGCTGGATGTGCCGGCCGGGGTTGTACTCAATCCCGGCCAGCGAGAGGTTGATTTCGCCGATCCGGTTCACAATGTCCTGCCGGCGGCTGTCCAGGAAGGCATTGAAGGCCACCACCTCGTGGATGGTGTTCTGGTTGAGCGAGTCCTTGAAGTGGGCTTCGAAGCGGGGCAGGTCGTTGCTGGCCAGCTGCTCCAGGAGCCGGTTGTAGTCCCCGGCGGCCTCGAGGGCGGCGTCGATCTCGGTGGTCTCGTTCGGGTATTTGTTCCGGAAGTCGGCCATCAGCCGCACCGTGGTTTCCGCCGTGCGGGCGATCCGCTTGACCAGCGCGTCGATGATGTCCGTCAGACCGGCACGCACGGTGCTTTCCACCGCCGCAGTGTTTTTGTACGTCAGCGCTTTGTCCCCGAGCGCGCCGGCGGCCAGCTTGGCGACGGCGGCCAGCACACCGGCGTCGTCCGTCAGGGGCTGCTCGGCGAGGACGGCAGCGCATTCCTCGATCGCGGCCGCGATCTCCTTGGCCGCCTCCTCGTTGGCGCCGATCCGGCGCTGGAGTTTGTCCGCCTGGTCCTCCAGGCGCCCCAGCCGCCCGGCCATCTCCTGCTCCTGGGCCGCCAGCTGCTGCAGGACATCGCTGGCGGACTCGAGGTCGGTCTTCTCCTTTTTGAGGTCCTCGATCCGGCGGGCGGTGAGCTGCCAGCTGATCTCGGCGAAATCCGTCACGGACCGGACCGTGCCGAGCTGCTGGTTCTGCCGTCCGAGCGCACCGAGGTAGTGGTCCACCTTGCCGAGCCGGTCTTTGTTGCCCTGGAGCTGGCCGCGGACCTCGTCCTGCTCGGCGAGGAAGCGGGTGACCTTGTCCTGGTTGTCCCAGCCGAGCACGTAGTTGCGCCGGTCAGCCAGGTCCCTGCGGTCGTCCTTCTCATGCCTGCCGCGGCCGCCCTTGAGCTGGCCGTTGAGGGTCAGCGCCTTGGGGTACCGGCGGAAGTCGTCCAGATTCTCGCAGCAGAAGTAGTCGAACCGGCTGCCCAGCTCGTCGAGGAGGAAGTCGCGGAACGGGGTGCCGTGCTTGATGGCGATCTTGGCCGCCAGCGTCCCCGGCTCGGCTGGCCTGGGTGCGTACGACTCGCCGATCTTCAGGTACACCAGCCGGCCCCGGAGGTTGTTGGTGTCCACCCATTTGCTCACGGCCTGGTAGTGCTCGGCGGGCACCAGCAGGGAGAGCGCGAAGCCGTGCAGGGTGCGTTCCGCGGCGCCCTCCCACTCGGCCTCGCCGTCGCGGACCCGCAGCAGTTCGCCGGCGTAGGGCAGCGCGTTTTCCGGTATTCCGGTGCCGTCAGAGAGCCGACGGCGGAGCTCCAGCTGGGGGCGCGGCAGCAGGTTGGGGCGGGACTGCAGGCTGGTCAGTTCCGCGGCGATCTCGGCGGCGCGCTCGGTGAGCGTGGTCCGCTCGATGGTCAACGTGGTGCGGCTTTCCTGCAGCCCGCGGGAGTTCTCGGCGAGCTCCGCTTCCACCGCGGCGAGGCGGGCGCGGTTGGCATCGAACAGCACCCGGTCCTCGGCGGCCGGCAGGCCCAGCCCGGACGCCGCGTCCGTGTAGTTTTCGAAGCGCTGCCGCTGGGCGCGGGATTCCCCGGCGAGGCGGGTGACCTCGGCGTCAATGGCGGCCAGCCGGCCGCCGCCGTTGCTGCGGATGTCCTCCTTGACGGCGCTGAGGTCGTGGCGCAGCGCGGTGATCGCGGTGGACAGCTTGCCGCCGTCCTCGCGCAGCCGGACGCCGGTGTCCGCCAGCTCCGCCTGGTGTTCCAGGCTCAGCTGCAGCTTCCGGTCCGTAAACCAGGGGTGCAGCTGGTCCCGCTGTGCCCGGGCGGTCTCGTCCTCGCCGGTCAGGCGGGCGTGCTGGGCGGAACCCTCCCTGATGGGGGTGAGCAGGCCGATCTGGTCCTTGGCCCGCAGCACGGCGTCGTGGGCCTTTTTCAGGTCGTCGAAGTGGTGGATGAGGTTGCCGATCCGGGCCTCGACGTCGTCCTCCTCGAGCATGTTGGTGCGCACGAAGGAGGTGATGTTCTCCACCTGCTTCATGGACACGGTGCGGTGGAACAGCTCCATGGCCTGGTTCCCGCCGATGCCGAACTGCCGCTTGAACGCCGCCGCGTAGGGCTCGAAGGAGTCATGGACGGTTACGCCCGCTGCGCGGAGCTTCTTTTTCAGTTTCGCGGGGTCCTGGCCGAAGTTCGCGAAGTCCGCCGCGATCGACTGGTCCGTCTCGGCGAGGGAATAGAAGCGGCTGGGCTGGCCGGCCTCCTGCATGGCCCACAGCGTGACCGCCAGGGTGACCGACTTGTTCAGCACCGCGTTGTGGAAAACGCCGAGCACCACGGTGAGGGTGCCCGTCCCGCGCAGTGCCACCGGCTTGGAGTACTCACCCCCGGCGCTGCGGGCGCTCTTGTGGAAGCCCCGGACATAGGACATCAGGGTGCGTTCCTTCTTCTGCGCCCCCGCGGCCTTGTTGTACTCGATCTTGTTGGCCGGCAGGAGCAGGGTGGTGATCGCATCCACCACGGTGGACTTGCCCGAGCCGATGTCGCCGGTGAGCAGGCTGTTGGCGCCGTCCAGCCGGAACGTGCGGATTCCCTGGTGGAAGGTGCCCCAGTTGAGCAGCTCCAGACGGTGCAGCCGGAAGCCCGGGGGAGCCCCGGCGTCGTCCGTCACGTCCTGGCCGGGTAACTCCAGGCTGAACAGGCTGTCCTGCAGGTCGGTCTTCAGTTCAGCGGTCATTTGCTGGCCCCTTCCGTTACCTCAGGACCGGCGGCGGTGCCGGTCCCGGTGCCGCCGGTGAGCGACGAGCGGTAGTCCCCCAGCCGCGCGTCGAACTCCTCCAGCCACTGCGCGTCCACGTAGGCCTTGAGGATGCGGGCCACCTCGTAGGTGCCGGTCTGCCCGCGGAGTTTCCGCAGGAAACCGAGCTCCACCACCTTCTTGATGTTGGCGCCGAGCTGGTCCAGGATGCGGGCCTCGTTGCTGGATTCGGGCAGGAACACCGAGACCATGTCCGCGATCTCCTGCTCGGTCATGATGAGGCGGAGCTCGCTGGAGTTGGTGTCAAACTCCAGCATCCGGCCGCGCAGCAGGGCCAGCAGCAGGCTCACGTTGAAGGTCAGCTGGCGCCGCGGGATCAGCCGGGGGAGGGTTCCGTCCGGGTCCTCCCGCGACTTCAGGAACGCGTAGCCTTCGGATTCGTCCAGGATCAGGTCCAGCCCCAGCACGGCAACGTAGTCGCGGACCTGGGACGTCAGGGCGAGCAGTGACTGCCAGATTTTCTCGTCCGCTTCGGCATAGACCACACCTTTGAACAGGCGGGTGACGACGCCGGGAAGCTCCTCCGGTGTCCGGGCTTCGGCGGTCCTGGTTTCCGGTGCTGCGGCGGGGTTCATGCTG
It includes:
- a CDS encoding matrixin family metalloprotease; amino-acid sequence: MQRPDGTLVVRAVIMHELGHVVGLAHVDDPKQLMNADNTGSIEFADGDRAGLALLGRGVCVPEI
- a CDS encoding PH domain-containing protein; this translates as MAKVDKLQEMAAAHLEPSETALAVVIGAYETKILGSDTTRNGILIATEGRLVFYAKKFGGYDLESFAYRNISSFEQSKSPMGHRISFFATGHKVAMKWITDLPAMQIFTETVKSRMTGAHNSSTIAPQPEQQLAADPKDEVFDQLHKLGSLRDAGIVTDDEFTAKKAELLARL
- a CDS encoding HNH endonuclease: MARAGGQCEMESGLRWRCSLPAEHGDHFYPWSKGGSTSLQNFVAACARCNRTKGARVPSPGQQARMERRRREYVAPSGSVSVGARQPLSWSTPH
- a CDS encoding alkaline phosphatase D family protein, with protein sequence MDNISRRSVLSAGLGAGLVAAWPSAAVAVSTADDAGLRTDPFLLGIASGEPWPDGFVIWTRLALDPVAGDGLGGMPSRNVAVAWEVAEDAGMRSVVARGVEQARIETAHSVHVQLRGLRPGREYFYRFRTGRHVSPVGRTLTSPALHETPAALAMAFASCAQFEHGYFTAYARLAQDQPDLVLHLGDYLYEYKKDSYVIGGGNPRDHEGPETTSLAGYRQRHAQYKADADLQAAHAVAPWLVVWDDHEVDNNWADEVPENTDAGQLNDTTEHFRQRRAAAFQAYYENMPLRPSSVPAGFDMKIYRTIQWGQLANFHMMDTRQYRDDQLAGDGWKKNVAGRLAEDRTITGAEQEKWLLDGFKNSTQRWDILGQQVFFAEKDRNQAPEIDDVSMDGWDGYAASRRRITQGWVDAKVRNAVVLTGDVHRSWANDVKVDYKDPASPVVGTELVCTSITSTGDGTGSTTDPMMAWNPHLKFYNDNRGYVNTRITKDAMTADFRVLEYVTTPGAPVSTKASFEIQDGVPGLVARG
- a CDS encoding SRPBCC family protein codes for the protein MTSIHGEIVIGRPPSEVFDFVADERNEPRYNPRILRVEKVTGGAIGNGTQFKVTTTSRRRLLTMLLETTEYHRPTRLANTTSMSSATILGVLTFEPEPGDPLAMVVGHPAPRRAQVPLPGHRPSRQTPGSRQLGKPQTLSGINAGSWHTGKRPALT
- a CDS encoding Wadjet anti-phage system protein JetD domain-containing protein; protein product: MPAESLVIRAQGWTTLAMLRAQSQKAWDSGALLRELLEPTGVYPRHRKLKRPTAATLRSDYAAARAWAAELFAAAGHFTLETAEVGRTTIGSNLLPAAAVFASAEDEIAFVGKTKDAARFRGLAEELVALDPAFRAWALNRPMRLLELGGDALTAARVALWLRENEDPGVYVRQLSLPGVHTKFVEHHRKVIDGMAAEMQASDPVPGALADDETLPEVPAEPGSLLGGTTARTPAARFAARHGFLHPPELVRFRALDPGIPLLGDARDLTVSADAFSTLNLPVRRVIVTENLVNFLALPALPGNLALYGGGYGFSSLREAGWLRDCEVWYWGDLDTHGFRILDQLRAEHPHVVSVLMDQATLLAHRDAWGSEPTPSRAALGRLTAEESTLYESLGSDRFGKSVRLEQELIRWDWALDRLLDGRREGPGQ
- a CDS encoding ATP-binding protein, whose amino-acid sequence is MTAELKTDLQDSLFSLELPGQDVTDDAGAPPGFRLHRLELLNWGTFHQGIRTFRLDGANSLLTGDIGSGKSTVVDAITTLLLPANKIEYNKAAGAQKKERTLMSYVRGFHKSARSAGGEYSKPVALRGTGTLTVVLGVFHNAVLNKSVTLAVTLWAMQEAGQPSRFYSLAETDQSIAADFANFGQDPAKLKKKLRAAGVTVHDSFEPYAAAFKRQFGIGGNQAMELFHRTVSMKQVENITSFVRTNMLEEDDVEARIGNLIHHFDDLKKAHDAVLRAKDQIGLLTPIREGSAQHARLTGEDETARAQRDQLHPWFTDRKLQLSLEHQAELADTGVRLREDGGKLSTAITALRHDLSAVKEDIRSNGGGRLAAIDAEVTRLAGESRAQRQRFENYTDAASGLGLPAAEDRVLFDANRARLAAVEAELAENSRGLQESRTTLTIERTTLTERAAEIAAELTSLQSRPNLLPRPQLELRRRLSDGTGIPENALPYAGELLRVRDGEAEWEGAAERTLHGFALSLLVPAEHYQAVSKWVDTNNLRGRLVYLKIGESYAPRPAEPGTLAAKIAIKHGTPFRDFLLDELGSRFDYFCCENLDDFRRYPKALTLNGQLKGGRGRHEKDDRRDLADRRNYVLGWDNQDKVTRFLAEQDEVRGQLQGNKDRLGKVDHYLGALGRQNQQLGTVRSVTDFAEISWQLTARRIEDLKKEKTDLESASDVLQQLAAQEQEMAGRLGRLEDQADKLQRRIGANEEAAKEIAAAIEECAAVLAEQPLTDDAGVLAAVAKLAAGALGDKALTYKNTAAVESTVRAGLTDIIDALVKRIARTAETTVRLMADFRNKYPNETTEIDAALEAAGDYNRLLEQLASNDLPRFEAHFKDSLNQNTIHEVVAFNAFLDSRRQDIVNRIGEINLSLAGIEYNPGRHIQLEHQNTTDLDVRQFGIDLRACSEGTIGDEEQYSEQKYLQVARLIERFRGRDGYTALDERWTAKVTDVRNWFTFSASEKWTETGEEFEHFTDSGGKSGGQKEKLAYTILAAALAFQFGLGSAKSTGRNAGAGRSFRFVVIDEAFGRGSDESARYGLELFQRMKLQLLIVTPLQKIHVIEPFVAHVGFVANTNGDDSQLRNMTIQEYRDERDERDRRAG
- a CDS encoding DUF4194 domain-containing protein, whose amino-acid sequence is MNPAAAPETRTAEARTPEELPGVVTRLFKGVVYAEADEKIWQSLLALTSQVRDYVAVLGLDLILDESEGYAFLKSREDPDGTLPRLIPRRQLTFNVSLLLALLRGRMLEFDTNSSELRLIMTEQEIADMVSVFLPESSNEARILDQLGANIKKVVELGFLRKLRGQTGTYEVARILKAYVDAQWLEEFDARLGDYRSSLTGGTGTGTAAGPEVTEGASK